In Candidatus Ozemobacteraceae bacterium, one genomic interval encodes:
- a CDS encoding flagellar protein FlgN, which translates to MSEQGKNLKQILSEELEIYRRLLELSERKKKLLLEKFSTDLIDIVSEEEKLSARLSELGASRADCLTAIAGRANVKLEEVLDLIDDANLKSDLWMLGTQLRETLEQIRSINEENQRLLEQALELTQYTLKLITAPPKEVTYRPPGQQGTSLPQRPSVLIDRKA; encoded by the coding sequence TTGAGCGAACAGGGGAAAAATCTCAAACAGATTCTGAGCGAGGAGCTGGAGATCTATCGCCGGCTCCTCGAGTTGTCTGAGCGCAAGAAAAAGCTGCTTCTCGAAAAATTTTCGACCGATCTCATCGACATCGTGAGCGAGGAAGAAAAACTCTCGGCGCGCCTTTCCGAACTCGGAGCATCGAGAGCCGACTGCCTGACGGCGATTGCCGGCCGCGCCAACGTCAAACTTGAAGAGGTTCTCGATCTTATCGATGACGCGAACCTCAAGTCCGACCTCTGGATGTTGGGCACTCAGCTGAGGGAGACCCTCGAGCAGATTCGCTCCATCAACGAAGAGAACCAGCGCCTGCTCGAACAGGCCCTCGAACTCACGCAGTACACCCTGAAACTCATCACTGCTCCGCCGAAGGAAGTCACCTACCGCCCGCCCGGCCAGCAGGGAACATCGCTGCCGCAGCGGCCGTCGGTCCTGATCGACCGGAAAGCATAA
- a CDS encoding flagellar biosynthesis anti-sigma factor FlgM has translation MKVSRNDIQKIYQEQVKKAKTEQSGDAFGKILKDTTGGAEAPKKTFHPPSGVNVNQPIIAGKPVAEADPVKTLEFAAEVVAGQSEIREEKISRIKALFDKGQYNVSPEKVAEMFTTTEEGYRTLFKPWEG, from the coding sequence ATGAAGGTCTCCAGGAATGACATTCAGAAGATCTATCAGGAGCAGGTCAAAAAGGCCAAGACCGAACAGTCGGGCGACGCCTTCGGGAAGATCCTGAAAGATACGACCGGCGGGGCCGAGGCTCCGAAGAAGACCTTCCATCCGCCCAGCGGAGTGAATGTCAATCAACCGATCATTGCCGGCAAGCCGGTGGCGGAAGCCGACCCGGTCAAAACGCTCGAATTCGCGGCCGAGGTCGTCGCAGGCCAGTCCGAAATCAGGGAAGAGAAGATCTCCCGCATCAAGGCCCTCTTCGACAAGGGCCAGTACAACGTTTCACCCGAAAAAGTCGCCGAGATGTTCACTACGACTGAAGAAGGGTATCGGACCCTCTTCAAGCCCTGGGAAGGCTGA
- the lpxA gene encoding acyl-ACP--UDP-N-acetylglucosamine O-acyltransferase, translated as MSIHPTAIIAPGAKIHPTVEVGPYTVIGPNVEIGEKTVVGPNCHIEGYTTIGSENQISPFVSIGCPPQDRKFGGETSYVKIGNGNHFREFVTVHMAEGAGNETVIGDKNLFMAYVHVAHNCRVGSNVTLANCVTLAGHVHVGDKATLGGFTGIHQFCKIGGFVMIGGMSKIVKDVPPFIKIDGNPARVIGLNSVGLRRNGVPRESLDAIRAVFKMFFRSQLNVTQAKEKLAAMPEANDPYIRQFIEFLGTSNRGIYKRTRETPSEREASE; from the coding sequence ATGAGCATACATCCCACCGCCATCATCGCGCCGGGAGCGAAAATTCATCCGACGGTCGAGGTGGGGCCGTATACGGTCATCGGGCCGAATGTCGAAATCGGCGAGAAGACCGTCGTCGGACCGAATTGCCATATCGAAGGATATACGACGATCGGCAGCGAAAACCAGATTTCCCCGTTCGTCTCCATCGGTTGCCCGCCCCAGGATCGAAAATTCGGCGGCGAAACATCCTATGTGAAAATTGGGAACGGGAACCATTTCCGCGAGTTCGTCACCGTCCACATGGCCGAAGGCGCCGGCAACGAGACCGTCATCGGCGACAAGAACCTGTTCATGGCATACGTGCACGTCGCCCATAATTGCCGGGTCGGCAGCAATGTCACTCTGGCGAACTGCGTCACCCTCGCCGGCCACGTCCATGTCGGCGACAAGGCCACCCTCGGCGGTTTCACCGGCATTCACCAGTTCTGCAAGATCGGCGGATTCGTCATGATCGGCGGCATGAGCAAGATCGTCAAAGATGTCCCGCCGTTCATCAAGATCGACGGGAATCCCGCCCGCGTCATTGGTCTGAACTCCGTCGGCCTTCGCCGCAACGGCGTGCCGCGCGAATCGCTCGATGCCATCCGAGCCGTGTTCAAGATGTTCTTTCGCTCCCAGCTCAACGTCACCCAAGCGAAGGAAAAACTGGCAGCGATGCCGGAAGCGAACGATCCCTACATCCGTCAGTTCATCGAGTTCCTCGGCACGAGCAACCGGGGAATCTACAAGCGGACCCGCGAAACCCCCTCGGAACGCGAAGCTTCCGAATAA
- the lpxC gene encoding UDP-3-O-acyl-N-acetylglucosamine deacetylase — translation MTHPPEQRTIRKPVTLSGVGLHTGQPVTLTFKPADPDSGIAFRRMDLPGTPLVPANAAHVKEVLRGTTIRGDGDAVIHTVEHVMSALYGMGVDNALVEVDSAEPPVLDGSALRFAEALRDAGIVGQGVPAQICDVRDICAFSEGDKSIVFLPSDRFEISFRLSYKDNIIPPQSVHLVVDESTFMDRIGRARTFGFEYEFDMLKEKRLALGGSLENAVVVKRDGSIMNPEGLRDAQEFALHKMLDLIGDLALTGRRMKGHIIACRTGHAWNVKLAQRLCAVYHQQKERTHARMMTIEEIKQILPHRYPFLLVDRMLSIEPGVSAVGYKNVTANEEFFNGHFPQRPVMPGVLIVEAMAQVAGVLFLSQPEHKGKIPFFCGIDGVRFRKPVVPGDRLEMHVKVLKVRGATGKVQVEAKVDGETVADGELMFTIV, via the coding sequence ATGACACATCCGCCCGAACAACGCACGATCCGCAAGCCGGTCACGCTCTCCGGCGTCGGCCTGCACACCGGACAGCCGGTCACCTTGACGTTCAAGCCGGCCGACCCGGATTCCGGAATCGCCTTCCGGCGGATGGACCTTCCGGGCACGCCTCTCGTTCCGGCCAACGCGGCGCACGTGAAGGAAGTGCTGCGCGGTACGACGATCCGGGGCGACGGCGACGCCGTCATCCATACCGTCGAGCACGTCATGTCCGCCTTGTACGGCATGGGCGTCGACAACGCCCTCGTCGAGGTCGACAGCGCCGAACCGCCTGTTCTCGACGGGAGCGCGCTACGGTTCGCCGAGGCGCTTCGCGATGCCGGGATCGTCGGCCAGGGCGTTCCCGCCCAGATCTGCGATGTCCGCGATATCTGCGCGTTTTCGGAAGGCGACAAGAGCATCGTGTTTCTTCCTTCCGATCGGTTTGAGATCTCGTTCCGCCTGTCGTACAAGGACAACATCATCCCGCCGCAATCCGTCCATCTCGTCGTCGACGAGTCGACCTTCATGGACCGGATCGGCCGGGCCCGCACCTTCGGCTTCGAATACGAGTTCGACATGCTGAAGGAAAAGCGGCTCGCCCTGGGCGGCAGTCTCGAAAACGCCGTCGTGGTGAAGCGCGACGGATCGATCATGAATCCCGAAGGCCTCAGGGATGCCCAGGAGTTCGCGCTCCATAAAATGCTCGACCTGATCGGCGACCTGGCCTTGACCGGACGCCGCATGAAGGGGCATATCATCGCCTGCCGCACCGGCCATGCCTGGAACGTGAAACTGGCGCAACGGTTGTGCGCGGTGTATCATCAGCAGAAGGAAAGGACCCACGCCCGTATGATGACGATCGAAGAAATCAAGCAGATTCTGCCGCATCGGTATCCGTTCCTGCTCGTCGACAGGATGCTGTCGATCGAACCCGGCGTCTCCGCCGTAGGATACAAGAACGTCACGGCCAACGAGGAGTTCTTCAACGGTCATTTTCCCCAGCGGCCCGTCATGCCCGGCGTCCTCATCGTCGAGGCGATGGCGCAGGTCGCCGGCGTCCTCTTCCTGTCGCAACCGGAACACAAGGGCAAGATTCCCTTCTTCTGTGGCATCGACGGGGTCCGCTTCCGGAAACCGGTCGTGCCTGGCGACAGGCTCGAAATGCATGTGAAGGTCCTGAAAGTTCGCGGCGCGACCGGCAAGGTGCAGGTCGAAGCGAAGGTCGACGGCGAGACGGTCGCCGACGGCGAACTCATGTTCACGATCGTCTGA
- the lpxD gene encoding UDP-3-O-(3-hydroxymyristoyl)glucosamine N-acyltransferase: MTHPHSDTGNRQAPGKSVSLAELAMLLGGRLDGAAPGPAIAGIAALADATSTDITFLSDAKNYAKHLEQLKATRAAAVIAPEKAGELPLPSIRFANAYDGFLKALRYFHPEARPKPGIHPTAFVDESADVHPTAIIGPMAFVDADSVVEAGAWIGAQAHVGRNAYVGADARLHPGAKLLHGCRVGPRSAIHAGAVIGSDGFGYLTTAEGHAKIPQVGNVEIGADVEIGANVTIDRATMGSTRVGDGTKIDNLVHLAHNVVVGKHCIIVAQVGVSGSTVLEDRVTLAGQSGTVGHVTVGRGSTIAARGVVTQDVPPNSMMSGFPLKPHMEEKRVMAAVRKLPELVKTVREIQARLGVEATEEEKE, encoded by the coding sequence ATGACGCACCCGCATTCCGACACCGGAAACAGGCAGGCCCCCGGAAAGAGCGTTTCCCTGGCCGAGCTTGCGATGCTTCTCGGCGGCCGCCTCGACGGCGCTGCGCCGGGACCAGCCATCGCCGGAATTGCCGCTCTCGCCGATGCGACATCTACGGATATCACCTTCCTCTCCGATGCGAAAAACTATGCAAAGCATCTCGAACAGTTGAAGGCGACCCGCGCCGCGGCCGTCATCGCCCCCGAAAAGGCCGGCGAGCTGCCCCTGCCGTCGATCAGGTTCGCGAACGCCTACGACGGCTTCCTCAAGGCCCTCCGATACTTCCATCCCGAAGCCAGGCCGAAGCCGGGCATTCATCCGACGGCGTTCGTCGACGAATCCGCCGACGTCCACCCCACGGCGATCATCGGCCCCATGGCGTTCGTCGACGCCGATTCCGTCGTCGAGGCGGGAGCATGGATCGGCGCCCAGGCGCATGTCGGGCGTAACGCGTACGTCGGTGCCGATGCGAGACTGCATCCGGGCGCAAAGCTCCTCCACGGCTGTCGCGTCGGCCCCAGGAGCGCCATTCACGCTGGTGCCGTCATCGGAAGCGACGGGTTCGGCTACCTGACAACGGCCGAAGGCCACGCGAAGATCCCGCAGGTCGGCAATGTCGAGATCGGCGCCGACGTCGAGATCGGGGCGAACGTCACCATCGATCGCGCCACGATGGGCAGCACCCGCGTGGGCGACGGCACGAAAATCGACAACCTGGTCCATCTCGCTCACAACGTGGTGGTTGGAAAACACTGCATCATCGTCGCCCAGGTCGGCGTTTCCGGCAGCACCGTCCTCGAAGACCGCGTGACCCTCGCCGGCCAGTCGGGAACGGTCGGTCATGTCACCGTCGGCCGCGGCAGCACGATCGCCGCCCGCGGGGTCGTCACGCAGGACGTGCCGCCGAACAGCATGATGTCGGGCTTTCCCCTCAAGCCGCATATGGAGGAAAAACGCGTCATGGCGGCCGTCCGCAAACTTCCCGAACTCGTCAAAACGGTCAGGGAGATCCAGGCCAGGCTCGGCGTCGAAGCAACAGAGGAAGAAAAGGAATGA
- a CDS encoding OmpH family outer membrane protein: MKKTFLHLGLAAALLALPSACAAFSFGYVDAGKLFAKYSETQKTKTFLESEKAKLQKDLDTRKKQVSDLDAKYVEIAKKMQDLRDAKKEAEAKALEPQLRAQREALANANSELQKFFEESQKRLYELEEEKMGGLSKTLDDKVDAVISRIAKSKNLEAVFEKRFCYFGGVDITDDVLAALNGGAAPAAAPAAAPAAAAPAAKKGK; the protein is encoded by the coding sequence ATGAAGAAGACATTCCTGCACCTCGGACTGGCGGCCGCTTTGCTGGCTCTGCCTTCGGCTTGTGCTGCCTTCAGCTTCGGCTACGTCGATGCCGGCAAATTGTTCGCGAAATACTCCGAGACCCAGAAGACCAAGACCTTCCTTGAAAGCGAGAAGGCCAAGCTTCAGAAAGATCTGGACACGCGCAAGAAGCAGGTTTCCGACCTCGACGCGAAATACGTCGAGATCGCCAAGAAAATGCAGGACCTGCGCGACGCCAAAAAGGAGGCCGAGGCCAAGGCGCTCGAGCCGCAGCTCCGCGCTCAACGCGAGGCGCTCGCCAACGCCAACTCCGAACTTCAGAAGTTTTTCGAAGAGTCGCAGAAGCGCCTCTACGAACTCGAAGAAGAGAAGATGGGCGGACTTTCGAAGACCCTCGATGACAAGGTGGATGCCGTGATTTCACGGATCGCCAAGTCCAAGAATCTCGAAGCCGTGTTCGAAAAGCGCTTCTGCTACTTCGGCGGCGTCGATATCACCGACGACGTCCTGGCCGCCCTCAACGGCGGCGCGGCTCCCGCTGCCGCCCCCGCTGCCGCTCCCGCAGCCGCTGCTCCGGCCGCGAAGAAGGGCAAGTGA
- a CDS encoding BamA/TamA family outer membrane protein — translation MTPSRTTVSKLLIGAFCCLVLLAGTAFGFESNLVVGFKVEGNKMIPESTILLNIKMKIGDRLEQNDVQAEIARLGEMGYFSYVGAEIRNDEKGKLLVFKVEENAIIDSIEIKGCTKVSHEKIEKAMESRIGTVFNSKLLTQDIQNINELLAREGFLFSKVSDAYVKDKGSKIFVEITEGILSEIRVEGLKKTKEKVVRRELTVKTGQVYDNNKIVRDLQRIYNLGFFEEVKRDHLPGKSPEEIVLVIQVVEQKTGRAGVGGGYSSLNGLVGFANLSQNNFKGEGKRIYGKTEFGGVQTFEIGYFDPWLNDKPRSFGIDLYNTKYTRNLYNLGNTLTEYDEERKGGNITLGRRIRRDVDLSFRFRDEDINLTPTDETLAAAPVGVMNGRLQSLGAILDKDTRDNRFRPSGGLHDTLWVETTGGLLRGANQYTKYVLSLRRYIPISNNKKTVFAVQGVGGRTSIGEGFVPVYDMFSVGGSDTVRGYREREFLGTKLLYGNFELRQNIAKNFDVVGFYDVGSAWGLDYFRLSKDFDAKAGYGIGIRLQTPLGPVAVDYGKATDRDEGRTYFNFGSSF, via the coding sequence ATGACCCCGAGTCGCACGACCGTTTCCAAACTCCTGATCGGCGCTTTCTGCTGCCTCGTCCTGCTGGCCGGCACCGCTTTCGGATTCGAAAGCAACCTCGTCGTCGGTTTCAAGGTGGAAGGCAACAAGATGATTCCTGAATCCACGATTCTCTTGAATATCAAGATGAAAATCGGGGACCGCCTCGAGCAGAACGATGTCCAGGCTGAGATCGCCCGGCTCGGCGAAATGGGATACTTCTCCTACGTCGGCGCCGAGATTCGCAACGACGAAAAGGGCAAGCTGCTCGTCTTCAAGGTTGAGGAAAACGCGATCATCGACAGCATCGAGATCAAGGGCTGCACCAAGGTTTCCCACGAGAAAATCGAGAAGGCCATGGAAAGCCGCATCGGCACGGTCTTCAACTCGAAGCTCCTGACCCAGGACATCCAGAACATCAACGAACTGCTGGCCCGCGAGGGCTTCCTGTTCTCCAAGGTCAGCGACGCCTACGTGAAGGACAAGGGCTCGAAGATCTTCGTCGAGATCACTGAGGGCATTCTCTCGGAGATCCGCGTCGAGGGCCTGAAGAAGACCAAGGAAAAGGTCGTCCGCCGCGAGCTGACCGTGAAAACCGGCCAGGTCTACGACAACAACAAGATCGTGCGCGACCTGCAGCGCATCTACAACCTCGGCTTCTTCGAGGAAGTGAAGCGCGACCATCTTCCCGGCAAGAGCCCCGAGGAGATCGTCCTCGTGATCCAGGTCGTCGAACAGAAGACCGGCAGGGCGGGCGTCGGCGGCGGCTACAGCTCGCTGAACGGCCTTGTCGGCTTCGCGAACCTTTCCCAGAACAACTTCAAGGGCGAGGGAAAGCGTATCTACGGGAAGACCGAGTTCGGCGGCGTCCAGACGTTCGAGATCGGATACTTCGATCCGTGGCTGAACGACAAGCCCCGGAGCTTCGGCATCGATTTATATAATACAAAATATACAAGAAACCTCTACAATCTCGGCAACACTCTCACGGAATACGACGAAGAGCGCAAGGGCGGCAACATCACCCTCGGGCGGCGCATCCGCCGCGACGTTGACCTGTCGTTCCGGTTCCGCGACGAGGACATCAACCTGACGCCCACCGACGAGACCCTCGCCGCGGCCCCGGTCGGGGTCATGAACGGTCGCCTCCAGAGCCTGGGCGCGATTCTCGACAAGGACACCCGTGACAATCGCTTCCGCCCGTCTGGCGGCCTGCACGACACGCTCTGGGTCGAGACGACCGGCGGCCTCCTTCGCGGGGCCAACCAGTACACCAAATACGTTCTGTCCCTCCGGAGATATATTCCGATTTCGAACAACAAGAAGACCGTGTTCGCCGTGCAGGGCGTGGGCGGCCGAACCTCGATCGGCGAAGGATTCGTGCCGGTCTACGACATGTTCTCCGTCGGCGGCAGCGACACGGTCCGCGGCTACCGCGAGCGCGAGTTCCTCGGGACGAAGCTGCTCTACGGCAACTTCGAGTTGCGGCAGAACATCGCGAAAAACTTCGACGTGGTCGGGTTCTACGATGTCGGCAGCGCCTGGGGGCTCGACTACTTCCGCCTGTCCAAGGACTTCGACGCGAAAGCCGGCTACGGCATCGGCATCCGCCTCCAGACCCCGCTCGGGCCCGTTGCCGTCGACTACGGCAAGGCGACGGACCGCGACGAGGGCCGCACCTACTTCAACTTCGGCAGTTCCTTCTGA
- a CDS encoding DnaB-like helicase C-terminal domain-containing protein translates to MAKCPECNRELPLSGKCPFCQRPAAPGGFSFKDLLQKRTDGVPPVPPSQPQAGPSEPPPVVPAPPSPAPTTGVSGSSHPGSPLPPSPAPTPLSPDLPSFPPLPSQPSGGSVLAGLRAKAGAGSPLPPASPPVVGDAGPHVPSERPSPLPVAPSAPERDSQAFLVQRKGVADAKAVLGGEQPGQDTSVFSSKITGLGDEEMECSVLAGLLNDSYILEAAASKGLIADLFSTSYSRAICKAIMALREENRDGSLIDKIIIKNKLKHQGLFDLPMQNYLNRVIAQPSPTLDQVLHYLELMKEQALKRRLKEIATNIHEFIDNPDPNKPIAIEHFTTTVIEDIRNVQKAKATKRINLVKEEMREIIKDIDEREVKGEVEIIGYSFEPFHYLNVAVSGFRKGFMYAIAGAPRRGKTTFTLELATSVATNCKIPVLFFTYEQTKKNLTYRLLAKESRLNPDSLQRKKVRSDMIMDAKFMGGWKRMQSYMDYFYIVEATKADTIDRIRTYAYNVMQDFNTHDLMIFVDYIQKMPLSRAYMDEKFKVEEISTELKALSIELNNPIMTISSLSKEGCMIDATESPERPTMYHCKGSGDLEYDLDCAMIQAKDWGDTKELHNQLMHKAEEMGKDPTRVPKVDVVNLYLDKNRDAPEGIYSTLQYLFFIEDNKFIELGPKYDDDRFRFSKIESLVNDLIERNYIIFFDKEKDNALQKGRVQIKLKNV, encoded by the coding sequence GTGGCAAAATGCCCTGAATGCAATCGCGAACTTCCCCTGAGCGGGAAATGCCCGTTCTGTCAGCGCCCCGCCGCCCCCGGCGGATTTTCCTTCAAAGATCTTCTCCAGAAGCGGACGGACGGAGTTCCGCCCGTGCCGCCCTCCCAGCCGCAGGCCGGCCCGAGCGAACCGCCTCCCGTGGTTCCTGCGCCGCCTTCGCCGGCTCCGACGACCGGCGTATCAGGGAGCTCCCATCCGGGTTCACCGCTCCCGCCCTCTCCTGCCCCGACGCCGCTTTCCCCCGATCTCCCTTCATTCCCTCCTCTGCCGAGCCAACCGTCCGGTGGCTCCGTCCTCGCCGGACTTCGGGCGAAAGCCGGAGCAGGCTCACCCCTTCCGCCAGCATCGCCGCCCGTCGTCGGAGATGCAGGCCCGCACGTTCCTTCCGAACGGCCATCGCCGCTTCCGGTCGCGCCCTCAGCACCGGAGCGCGATTCCCAGGCGTTCCTGGTCCAGAGAAAAGGGGTTGCCGATGCCAAGGCGGTTCTTGGCGGGGAGCAACCGGGGCAGGATACGAGCGTGTTCAGCTCGAAGATCACCGGCCTCGGCGACGAGGAGATGGAGTGCTCGGTTCTCGCCGGTCTTCTCAACGACAGTTACATTCTCGAGGCGGCCGCCTCCAAGGGGCTGATCGCCGACCTCTTCTCGACGTCGTATTCCCGAGCGATCTGCAAGGCCATCATGGCCCTGCGCGAAGAGAATCGTGACGGTTCGCTGATCGACAAGATCATCATCAAAAACAAACTGAAGCACCAGGGCTTGTTCGATCTGCCGATGCAGAACTACCTCAACCGGGTCATCGCACAGCCCTCCCCCACCCTCGACCAGGTGCTGCATTACCTCGAACTGATGAAGGAGCAGGCGCTCAAGCGCCGGCTCAAGGAAATAGCGACCAATATACACGAGTTCATCGACAATCCCGACCCGAACAAGCCGATTGCCATCGAGCATTTCACCACGACGGTCATCGAAGACATCCGAAACGTCCAAAAGGCGAAGGCCACCAAGCGCATCAACCTGGTGAAAGAGGAGATGCGCGAGATCATCAAGGATATCGACGAGCGGGAAGTGAAGGGCGAGGTCGAGATCATCGGCTACTCGTTCGAGCCGTTCCATTACCTGAACGTCGCCGTCTCGGGCTTCCGCAAGGGATTCATGTATGCGATCGCCGGCGCGCCGCGGCGCGGCAAGACGACGTTCACGCTCGAGCTGGCAACTTCGGTCGCGACGAACTGCAAAATTCCCGTGCTGTTCTTCACATACGAGCAAACGAAGAAAAACCTGACCTACCGCCTCCTCGCGAAGGAGAGCCGACTGAACCCCGACTCCCTCCAACGCAAGAAGGTCCGCTCCGACATGATCATGGACGCGAAGTTCATGGGCGGCTGGAAGCGGATGCAGTCCTACATGGACTACTTCTACATCGTCGAGGCGACGAAGGCCGACACCATCGACCGCATCCGCACCTACGCTTACAACGTCATGCAGGACTTCAACACGCATGATCTGATGATCTTCGTCGACTACATCCAGAAGATGCCGCTCTCGCGGGCCTACATGGACGAAAAATTCAAGGTCGAGGAGATCTCGACCGAGCTGAAGGCGCTATCCATCGAGCTGAACAACCCGATCATGACGATCAGCTCGCTGTCGAAGGAAGGCTGTATGATCGACGCGACGGAAAGCCCCGAGCGCCCGACGATGTATCACTGCAAGGGGTCGGGCGACCTCGAATACGATCTCGACTGCGCGATGATCCAGGCGAAAGACTGGGGCGACACGAAGGAGCTGCACAACCAGCTCATGCACAAGGCCGAAGAGATGGGCAAAGACCCGACCCGCGTTCCGAAGGTCGACGTCGTCAACCTGTATCTCGACAAGAACCGCGACGCACCGGAAGGCATCTACTCGACCCTCCAGTATCTGTTCTTCATCGAGGACAACAAGTTCATCGAACTCGGCCCCAAATACGACGACGACCGGTTCCGGTTCAGCAAGATCGAGTCGCTCGTCAACGACCTGATCGAGCGCAACTACATCATCTTCTTCGACAAGGAAAAAGACAACGCGCTGCAGAAAGGCCGCGTCCAGATCAAGCTCAAGAACGTCTGA
- a CDS encoding prepilin-type N-terminal cleavage/methylation domain-containing protein has product MTDLRRTRAAFSLIEILVVVMLLSAGILPIYSLMKSGQRRIVRADTRVIATLFGASALELARTLGYDRAQKLPQEKDFVEIRESAAKNGFNLEFACNLQPLVPLPKGAKPVYLLRIIITVTATGRTFTDIPPLRFVTILTDPRYNYY; this is encoded by the coding sequence ATGACTGACTTGCGACGAACCCGCGCCGCCTTTTCGCTGATCGAGATCCTCGTCGTCGTCATGCTGCTCTCGGCCGGCATCCTCCCGATCTACTCGCTGATGAAATCAGGCCAGCGCCGCATCGTGCGCGCCGACACGCGCGTTATCGCGACGCTGTTCGGGGCTTCCGCCCTCGAGCTCGCCAGGACGCTCGGATACGACCGCGCCCAGAAGCTCCCCCAGGAAAAGGACTTCGTCGAAATCCGGGAAAGCGCCGCGAAGAACGGCTTCAATCTCGAATTCGCCTGTAACCTCCAACCGCTGGTTCCCCTGCCGAAAGGCGCGAAGCCGGTCTACCTGCTGAGGATTATCATCACCGTCACTGCGACCGGCCGCACCTTTACGGACATCCCGCCGCTGCGGTTCGTCACGATCCTGACCGACCCGCGATACAACTACTACTGA
- a CDS encoding cupin domain-containing protein — MNMTAMLRASALPVCRTLLPLVAAVLLVTGPAPSAHAKEKKKKTAEAAAPSSHRFFAFDDAPYYTSPDKRIGVKLLIDSAKVGPTLTALQHLTMLPTAAIKSHRHVYVTEAVYVLKGNLTLRIDKEVKVMGPNSVAYIPPQTFHEYLNDSGDVVEFLQYYSPAGPEEEYRNWERPDAPKKVAQAAAAEPTTPAAIVRPPLPPVPGSPRPLLGAVHDESQAETAAPPTAPTASPDTIKAVPAKPGKLEFRLKQATGSVKLETPVKPATKASK; from the coding sequence ATGAATATGACAGCCATGCTCCGGGCTTCTGCCCTCCCCGTTTGCCGCACGCTTCTCCCGCTGGTCGCCGCCGTCCTCCTCGTGACGGGGCCTGCCCCGTCCGCGCACGCGAAGGAGAAGAAGAAAAAGACCGCCGAAGCGGCGGCTCCGTCGTCGCACCGGTTCTTTGCCTTCGACGACGCACCCTACTACACGTCCCCCGACAAACGCATCGGCGTGAAGCTGCTCATCGACTCGGCGAAGGTCGGGCCGACCCTCACCGCGCTCCAGCACCTGACCATGCTGCCGACCGCGGCCATCAAGAGTCACCGGCACGTGTACGTGACCGAGGCCGTGTACGTTCTCAAAGGCAACCTCACGCTCCGCATCGATAAGGAAGTCAAGGTCATGGGACCCAACTCGGTCGCGTATATTCCCCCGCAGACGTTTCATGAATACCTGAACGACTCGGGTGACGTGGTCGAGTTCCTCCAGTATTACTCCCCCGCGGGTCCCGAAGAGGAGTACCGAAACTGGGAACGGCCAGACGCCCCGAAGAAAGTCGCCCAGGCGGCCGCCGCCGAACCCACAACCCCGGCCGCGATCGTCCGCCCTCCGCTCCCGCCCGTCCCCGGAAGCCCCCGGCCGCTCCTCGGCGCGGTCCATGACGAATCCCAGGCCGAAACAGCCGCTCCGCCCACAGCTCCGACGGCGTCTCCGGACACCATCAAGGCCGTCCCCGCCAAGCCCGGCAAGCTCGAGTTCAGGCTCAAGCAGGCGACCGGCTCCGTGAAGCTCGAGACACCGGTAAAGCCGGCGACGAAGGCTTCGAAGTAA
- a CDS encoding tetratricopeptide repeat protein, protein MSLTDRPRSYFSPGLLDESIEENRKKLAADHGNHLIRHGLANSLLKAGRVEEALAEYKLCVEQNPSPEYLMNYGKCLLNAGRYEDAVATFQRVIQANLRWPDAYFHLGRAYRGLGDLAKSAEMLREAVSLHPKYREAINELAQILEEQGHREEALVEYKKVIALFFGEYQFEDTDAYDYELSVLFDSPELVEESIRQLRQFVQKYPGYADGHYKLGQALEAKGLANEAMLAFRRALEINPRYESARRRFWKRS, encoded by the coding sequence GTGAGTCTTACCGACCGCCCCCGCTCGTATTTCAGCCCGGGTCTCCTCGATGAATCGATCGAGGAAAACCGGAAGAAGCTTGCGGCCGATCACGGCAACCACCTCATCAGGCATGGTCTTGCCAACTCGCTGCTGAAAGCAGGCCGCGTCGAGGAAGCGCTGGCGGAGTACAAGCTGTGCGTCGAACAGAACCCTTCCCCCGAATACCTAATGAACTACGGAAAGTGCCTGCTGAACGCCGGCCGGTATGAAGACGCCGTCGCGACATTCCAGCGGGTGATCCAGGCGAATCTGCGCTGGCCCGACGCGTATTTTCACCTTGGACGGGCGTACCGCGGCCTCGGAGATCTCGCGAAGTCGGCCGAAATGCTGCGGGAAGCTGTTTCCCTGCATCCGAAATATCGCGAGGCCATCAACGAGCTCGCCCAGATTCTCGAGGAGCAGGGCCATCGCGAGGAGGCCCTCGTCGAATACAAGAAAGTGATCGCCCTGTTCTTCGGCGAATACCAGTTCGAGGACACCGACGCCTACGATTATGAGTTGTCCGTTCTTTTCGACAGTCCGGAACTGGTCGAAGAATCGATCCGCCAACTCAGGCAGTTCGTCCAGAAGTATCCGGGATACGCGGACGGGCATTACAAGCTTGGCCAGGCGCTCGAGGCGAAGGGCCTGGCGAACGAGGCGATGCTCGCCTTCCGGCGAGCCCTCGAGATCAACCCCCGGTATGAGAGTGCCCGGCGACGGTTCTGGAAACGCTCTTGA